A single region of the Leisingera thetidis genome encodes:
- a CDS encoding TRAP transporter substrate-binding protein: protein MNLKNTCIAAIITACAAASPLLAETLRIGGNFPADHSSSQAIGRFAASVAEATGGDLDIASFPAMQLGGAKENVDQVRTGVIFGTWIGTAYLSRTVPELEAVSLPFAYPDRETAFRVIDGKVGTLLAEELAEQGFVALGWMELGSRNVTNSTRPIESVKDFGGLKIRLQPNETHLATFRAIGASPVSMGISEVYSALQQGVLDGQENPYSIIKSRQFEEVQTYLSDSNHFFDYIALVVNKRKFDRLSEEHQAALREAAAEAVAWQRAQAAAEDTAARQKLVEAGMTFTAIPEEVRGELRSLTAPVIEELKSRIDPAIIDAVLEEANS, encoded by the coding sequence ATGAATCTCAAGAACACATGCATTGCAGCCATCATCACGGCCTGCGCGGCGGCGTCACCGCTGCTGGCGGAAACGCTGCGGATCGGCGGCAATTTTCCAGCCGACCATTCCAGTTCCCAGGCCATCGGGCGGTTCGCCGCAAGCGTTGCAGAAGCCACCGGCGGCGATCTGGACATCGCCAGCTTTCCGGCCATGCAGCTCGGCGGCGCCAAGGAGAACGTCGATCAGGTCCGCACCGGGGTGATCTTCGGCACCTGGATCGGCACCGCCTACCTGTCGCGCACCGTGCCGGAGCTGGAGGCGGTGTCGCTGCCCTTTGCCTATCCGGACCGTGAAACCGCCTTCCGGGTGATAGACGGCAAGGTCGGCACCCTGCTGGCCGAAGAACTCGCCGAGCAGGGCTTCGTCGCGCTTGGCTGGATGGAACTGGGCTCGCGCAACGTGACCAACAGCACCCGCCCGATCGAATCCGTGAAGGATTTCGGCGGCCTCAAGATCCGCCTGCAGCCGAACGAGACCCATCTCGCCACCTTCCGTGCCATCGGTGCCAGCCCGGTGTCGATGGGCATCTCCGAGGTCTACTCGGCCCTGCAGCAAGGCGTGCTTGACGGCCAGGAGAACCCCTATTCGATCATCAAGAGCCGCCAGTTCGAGGAGGTGCAGACCTACCTGTCGGACAGCAACCACTTCTTTGACTACATCGCTCTGGTCGTGAACAAGCGCAAGTTCGACCGGCTGAGCGAGGAGCATCAGGCAGCCCTGCGCGAGGCTGCGGCGGAAGCCGTCGCCTGGCAGCGCGCCCAGGCCGCAGCCGAAGACACCGCAGCGCGGCAGAAGCTGGTCGAGGCAGGCATGACCTTTACCGCAATCCCGGAAGAGGTCCGCGGCGAATTGCGCAGCCTCACCGCACCGGTGATCGAGGAACTGAAATCCCGCATCGACCCGGCCATCATCGACGCCGTGCTTGAGGAAGCGAACAGCTGA
- a CDS encoding TRAP transporter large permease, with protein sequence MTLTVILIFFGLALLGMPLAFALGFASLGGLLAGGIELSVLPQRMMHSVNSFPLMAIPLFMLAGELMVRAGIMQRLVDFSNSIVGKLHGGMAHVAIVAGMMLAAVSGAAVASASALGSTLVPALRQNYDDGFSSAVVASAANLGAIIPPSNAMIVYALMAGSTVSVGGLFMAGIVPGLLLTVGFMALGSWVSWRKGYQLTGESFRLGHALRETWRALPVLLMPIVVVGGIVGGVFTATEGAGIAVAYAMVIGFFVTRKLTVADLLPSLFNAAVGAAMVGALIAFAAGVTFLFTIDMVPAALAGFLENVTSSPMIFLLIVMVILIVVGMFIESNAAYIMLVPLFAPVALSFGIDPLLFGFLFVFNLIIGMMTPPVGVVLFVMSGVTRVPMTKLIASVWPFVALQYAVLALCLAFPGIVTWLPRTLGY encoded by the coding sequence ATGACCCTTACCGTTATTCTCATCTTCTTTGGTCTTGCCCTTCTGGGCATGCCGCTGGCCTTCGCGCTAGGCTTTGCCTCGCTGGGCGGGCTGCTGGCGGGCGGCATCGAGCTGTCGGTGCTGCCGCAGCGCATGATGCACTCGGTCAACTCCTTCCCGCTGATGGCGATCCCGCTGTTCATGCTGGCGGGCGAGCTGATGGTGCGCGCGGGCATCATGCAGCGGCTGGTCGATTTCTCCAATTCCATCGTCGGCAAGCTGCATGGCGGCATGGCGCATGTGGCGATCGTGGCCGGCATGATGCTGGCGGCGGTCTCCGGCGCTGCCGTGGCTTCGGCCTCGGCGCTGGGATCGACGCTAGTGCCCGCCCTGCGGCAGAACTACGACGACGGCTTCTCCAGCGCGGTTGTGGCCTCGGCCGCCAACCTCGGCGCCATCATCCCGCCGTCGAACGCGATGATCGTCTATGCGCTGATGGCCGGCTCCACCGTCTCGGTTGGCGGGCTGTTCATGGCCGGCATCGTGCCCGGCCTCCTGCTCACCGTCGGCTTCATGGCGCTGGGGTCCTGGGTCAGCTGGCGCAAGGGCTATCAGCTGACCGGCGAGAGCTTCCGCCTCGGCCACGCCCTGCGCGAGACCTGGCGGGCACTGCCGGTGCTGCTGATGCCGATCGTGGTCGTGGGCGGCATCGTCGGTGGCGTCTTCACCGCCACCGAAGGCGCGGGCATCGCCGTGGCCTATGCGATGGTGATCGGTTTCTTCGTCACCCGCAAGCTGACCGTCGCGGACCTGCTGCCGTCGCTGTTCAATGCCGCGGTGGGCGCGGCCATGGTCGGGGCGCTGATCGCCTTTGCCGCCGGCGTCACCTTCCTGTTCACCATCGACATGGTGCCCGCAGCGCTGGCCGGGTTCCTGGAGAACGTGACCTCCAGCCCGATGATCTTCCTTCTGATCGTGATGGTGATCCTGATCGTGGTCGGCATGTTCATCGAATCCAACGCCGCCTACATCATGCTGGTGCCGCTGTTCGCGCCGGTTGCCCTCAGCTTTGGCATCGACCCGCTGCTGTTCGGCTTCCTCTTCGTGTTCAACCTGATCATCGGGATGATGACCCCGCCGGTCGGCGTGGTGCTGTTCGTGATGAGCGGCGTGACGCGGGTGCCGATGACCAAGCTGATCGCCAGCGTCTGGCCCTTTGTGGCGCTGCAGTACGCGGTGCTGGCGCTGTGCCTGGCCTTCCCGGGCATCGTGACCTGGCTGCCGCGCACCCTCGGCTACTGA
- a CDS encoding TRAP transporter small permease, giving the protein MSAQVQQGPAQAGPLFGRCKAALCHIDTLSKGAVITAMAVMTGLVIIQVVFRYAFSSAIDWSEEVARLAFVWAMFLAIPHGIRHGVHVGIDALVVRFSERVQETLFRLSAVLGAILMVVIFRVCVDVTLYTWPEMMPTLPLTNAVYYIAVLIAAVHSVLHLMLLAWGGRGTWSGETAQ; this is encoded by the coding sequence ATGTCTGCTCAGGTACAGCAGGGGCCCGCGCAGGCGGGCCCCCTTTTCGGCCGCTGCAAGGCGGCCCTCTGCCACATCGACACCCTGTCCAAGGGCGCCGTCATTACCGCGATGGCCGTGATGACCGGGCTGGTCATCATCCAGGTGGTGTTCCGCTATGCCTTCTCCAGCGCCATCGACTGGTCGGAGGAAGTCGCCCGGCTGGCCTTTGTCTGGGCCATGTTCCTGGCCATTCCGCACGGCATCCGCCACGGTGTCCATGTCGGCATCGACGCGCTGGTGGTGCGGTTCTCCGAGCGCGTGCAAGAGACGCTGTTCCGCCTGTCCGCGGTGCTTGGCGCCATTCTCATGGTGGTGATCTTCCGCGTCTGCGTTGATGTCACGCTCTACACCTGGCCCGAGATGATGCCGACCCTGCCGCTCACCAATGCCGTCTACTACATCGCCGTGCTGATCGCCGCGGTGCATTCGGTGCTGCATCTGATGCTGCTGGCCTGGGGCGGCCGCGGCACCTGGTCCGGGGAGACCGCGCAATGA